A single genomic interval of Streptococcus suis harbors:
- a CDS encoding DUF951 domain-containing protein has protein sequence MYQLGSFVEMKKPHACVIKSTGKKANKWEVIRLGADIKIRCSNCDHVVMMSRHDFERKMKQVLPSEA, from the coding sequence ATGTATCAATTAGGATCATTTGTCGAAATGAAAAAGCCTCATGCCTGTGTCATCAAATCGACCGGCAAGAAGGCCAATAAATGGGAAGTTATCCGTCTAGGAGCGGATATCAAAATCCGTTGTAGCAACTGTGACCATGTCGTTATGATGAGCCGGCATGATTTTGAACGAAAAATGAAACAAGTTCTACCAAGTGAAGCCTAG
- the pth gene encoding aminoacyl-tRNA hydrolase, producing MTRLIIGLGNPGDRYFETKHNVGFMLMDKIAKRENVIFSHDKIFQADIATTFIDGEKVFLVKPTTFMNESGKAVHALMTYYGLDETDILVAYDDLDMAVGKIRFRQKGSAGGHNGIKSIVKHIGTQEFDRIKIGIGRPKGKMSVVNHVLSGFDIEDRIEIDLALDKLDKAVNFYLEEDDFDTIMRKFNG from the coding sequence ATGACACGATTGATCATCGGTCTGGGAAATCCCGGAGACCGTTATTTTGAAACAAAACACAACGTTGGCTTTATGTTGATGGATAAGATTGCCAAGCGTGAAAATGTAATTTTTAGTCACGATAAAATTTTTCAGGCGGATATTGCAACCACCTTTATTGACGGTGAAAAAGTCTTCCTAGTTAAACCAACCACCTTTATGAATGAGTCAGGTAAGGCTGTTCATGCCCTGATGACCTACTATGGTTTGGATGAGACAGATATTCTGGTAGCTTACGACGACTTGGACATGGCTGTTGGGAAGATCCGTTTCCGTCAAAAAGGATCCGCAGGTGGCCACAATGGGATTAAATCCATTGTCAAGCATATTGGAACACAAGAATTTGATCGTATTAAGATAGGTATTGGTCGTCCAAAAGGAAAGATGAGCGTTGTCAACCATGTCTTGTCTGGCTTTGATATAGAAGACCGTATTGAAATCGACTTAGCACTAGATAAACTTGACAAGGCTGTCAACTTTTATCTGGAAGAGGACGATTTTGATACAATTATGA
- a CDS encoding helix-turn-helix domain-containing protein: MKQLAQQIKNLRTTKNLSQDELAEKLYISRQAVSKWENGEATPDIDKLVQLAEIFGVSLDYLVLGKEPEKEIVVEQRGKMNVWEYLNEESKRQLTRGDFIFLILCLVMFIQHYF; this comes from the coding sequence ATGAAGCAGTTAGCACAACAAATCAAGAATCTACGCACAACCAAGAACCTATCTCAAGATGAGTTGGCAGAGAAACTCTATATTTCCCGTCAGGCTGTTTCCAAGTGGGAAAATGGCGAAGCAACGCCAGATATTGACAAACTGGTCCAGCTAGCAGAAATCTTTGGTGTTAGTCTGGATTATCTGGTTTTAGGAAAAGAGCCTGAGAAGGAAATTGTGGTGGAACAACGAGGAAAAATGAATGTTTGGGAATACTTGAACGAAGAATCCAAACGACAGCTTACAAGAGGAGATTTTATCTTTCTCATTCTTTGTCTTGTAATGTTTATTCAGCATTATTTTTAA
- the ychF gene encoding redox-regulated ATPase YchF — MALTAGIVGLPNVGKSTLFNAITKAGAEAANYPFATIDPNVGMVEVPDERLQKLTELITPKKTVPTTFEFTDIAGIVKGASKGEGLGNKFLANIREVDAIVHVVRAFDDENVMREQGREDAFVDPIADIDTINLELILADLESINKRYARVEKMARTQKDKDSVAEFAVLEKIKPVLEDGKSARTVDFTDEEQKIVKQLFLLTTKPVLYVANVDEDKVADPESISYVQQIRDFAATENAEVVVISARAEEEISELDDEDKGEFLEALGLTESGVDKLTRAAYHLLGLGTYFTAGEKEVRAWTFKRGMKAPQCAGIIHSDFEKGFIRAVTMSYDDLIQYGSEKAVKEAGRLREEGKEYVVQDGDIMEFRFNV; from the coding sequence ATGGCTTTAACAGCAGGAATCGTCGGTTTGCCAAACGTTGGTAAATCAACCCTATTTAACGCAATTACCAAGGCAGGAGCAGAGGCTGCAAACTACCCTTTCGCGACCATTGATCCAAACGTCGGCATGGTAGAAGTGCCCGATGAGCGTTTGCAGAAGTTGACAGAACTCATCACCCCTAAAAAGACAGTCCCAACGACTTTTGAATTTACCGATATTGCCGGTATCGTAAAAGGTGCCTCTAAAGGTGAGGGACTTGGAAACAAATTCTTGGCCAATATCCGTGAGGTTGATGCCATTGTCCACGTGGTGCGTGCCTTTGACGATGAAAATGTCATGCGTGAACAAGGCCGTGAAGACGCCTTTGTGGATCCAATCGCAGATATTGATACTATTAACCTAGAATTGATTTTGGCGGATCTAGAGAGTATCAACAAGCGTTATGCGCGTGTAGAAAAAATGGCCCGTACGCAAAAAGACAAGGATTCTGTGGCAGAATTTGCAGTTCTTGAAAAAATCAAGCCTGTCTTGGAAGATGGAAAATCTGCTCGTACAGTTGACTTCACCGATGAAGAACAAAAAATCGTTAAGCAACTCTTCCTCTTGACCACCAAGCCAGTCCTCTATGTTGCCAACGTCGATGAAGACAAGGTAGCAGATCCTGAGTCTATCAGTTATGTTCAGCAAATCCGTGACTTTGCGGCAACAGAAAATGCAGAAGTTGTAGTAATTTCTGCGCGTGCAGAAGAAGAAATTTCAGAACTAGACGATGAAGACAAGGGTGAGTTTTTGGAAGCTCTTGGCTTGACAGAATCTGGCGTTGATAAATTGACCCGTGCAGCCTATCACTTGCTTGGTCTAGGCACCTACTTTACAGCAGGAGAGAAGGAGGTTCGTGCTTGGACCTTCAAGCGTGGCATGAAAGCCCCTCAATGTGCTGGGATCATCCACTCAGACTTCGAGAAAGGCTTTATCCGTGCCGTAACCATGTCCTATGATGATTTGATTCAATACGGCTCTGAGAAGGCTGTTAAAGAAGCAGGACGCCTTCGTGAAGAAGGAAAAGAGTATGTGGTTCAAGATGGGGACATCATGGAGTTCCGCTTTAACGTTTGA